aaacatatgcaccggtagccaggttagaagcaattagattattacttgcatatgcatctttgatgaaatttaaactgtatcaaatggatgtgaaaagtgctttcttaaatggttttataaaagaagaagtatatgttagtcaacctcctgggttTGAGGATTTTAgatttcctgatcatgtttacaaattgaaaaaggccctttatggtcttaaacaggcacctaggtcttggtatgaaagacttagtaccttcttaATTGACAATGagttttctagaggaaaggttgattcaaccttattcattaagaaagtaggaaaacacattttaattgtgcaagtttatgtagatgatattatttttgggtcaactgatgactccttgtgtgaagaatttgcaaaaataatgcaaggtgagtttgagatgtctatgatgggagaGCTAAATTTCTTGTTAGGACTacagataaaacaaataaatggaGGTACCTTtatctcccaaacaaaatactgtagagaaattcttaggAAATTTGGTATGAATACCTGCAAAGAAGCCAATACACCTATGGGTACTTCCTACTATTTAAATAAGAGATGAATCTGGAAAAGGGGTAAATGAAACCATGTTTAGAGacatgataggatctttgttgtacttaactactagtagaccagatattatgcaaagtgtatgtgtgtgtgctaggtaccaagccaatcctaaagaatctcatttgactactgtcaaaagaatattaaaataccttaagggaaccacttcctttggactttggtatccctctgatgctttagtggaacctgtcatttttTAGGCTGCTCTTTAGTGtcctggcactcaaagaaacaagcgtgtgtagccttgtctaccactgaagctgaatatattgcagctgacaattgttgtgcccaaattatGTGGATGAAACAGCtactggaagactttgatatcttccttgacaatattcctttaaaatgtgataatattaGTGCTATAAATATGACCAAGAACCCcgtaatgcattcaagaactaagcacatagaaattagacaccatttcttaagagatcatattcaaaagggggattgccaaattgaatatgttgatactttgcatcaattagctgatattttcaccaaggctctacctaaggatagattttttgagcttagaagagaattaggagtattagacatgtcttaggatcaaaacctatgaaatttttttgcattttcgtaAACTTAACGCTTCATAACCGATTATCATaaagcaataatcaattatcacaaccttaaaactcaaatctggaaaattttgagcagataatcgattatcatcaggcataatcgattatctcgagcCATAATCGGTTATCACgctgacagtttcaaaaatagagccgttggagcgtcccataacggctataaacggccataaacggctagtttttccatttttcttataaatagcccccataatcgattattagacactcctTTGGACCCAAATACtactgaaatcaaatctagagctcaaatcctctccatttctcttcaccttcttaaaatttcattttcttaaacttcctccatggctgattcaagaaggcatcgtcgcaGAGCTCCTAGAgcatcctcttcctctcaaccacgtTCTGCCACCATTGATGGGTGGATATCAGATCAAGGAAAACATGCGGACTATGTAaattcttggcaagaaaggagaatcatggcggtaaagtatattcgCCTTGACTTTTTCCGTTTCTATGGTTTTCAATTTCCAGATCTTTTTGCTGGGCAAGGACTCACGCATCTGGTGGAACAAAAAGGTTGTATTTATCCTGATCTCATAAGAGTCTTCTATttcaacttgagatatcgaGATGGGATTATATCCACCAAAGTTAAGGGTGTCCGCATAATCTTAGATGATGACATATGGACCAATGTTGCCCAACttcccatctgggatgatgctgtcaaagttcatttaggacttgaagagtTCAACGGGTTGATGACTTTCCAATCTttcctgcgtcatcctgaacagCAAACCAACCGAAGGCAATTtcttgttggtggtttcaaagttgaagaaaggatgattcactacttAATTGTCTGGATcttatgtcctagagcaaccaaccatgctcaatgctttgAGCAGGATTTGCTTCttctgtatgggattctaaatcacatgcACATCgattggcctgctctcattgctgacacgatggtaaaagccaagaaatcccattcatatcaatttccctatgctcttcttatttctaggattttagagtacaaaggtgtaaatgttgaaggagaacttgtccAAGCCATTGAAGTTGTGGGAtcggaaattggagatactacttTTCGTCAtatgggattcattaccagaggaagagttcttatccacaaagatgatgaccatcctgatgaagatgaagatgatgacatggacactcatatggctgacccagtgagTGTTGTTGCTCCGTCTGATGCTGGACCATCaaacataccctcctcttcctcaacttctatgaaagaacactttgcaaggttatctaaacaattggaggatatgagtctagcacgaAAGACACACTTTGAGgagatttatgagtggcagcaatctattgatgagtacatggttgatcaatttcttgatcttgatgttcgcctatctaacatcgaGGGTCATCTCAGAATCCAACCTCCTGAAAGATCTCCTAATCCTGAATTCTAGAAATAGGATGctaagttgattgtttgttgtaCTTCCTTTGTGTTTATTTATCTCTTTAGTAATGATCTTTATGAACTTTATGTCATCcttctcttttaaataaaatgagcttttatgtcaattttatgcatatattatataattgatggggagctcatattaagagGGAGATTTTTgtattaatctttttgcttatgatcaaaaagggggagaagaaaactataaggggagaaatatattacaattggtacaggtactgctaactttgttgttgtctgttagcttgtatgtgttgcaggtaaaccagagttgcttttaaaagtNNNNNNNNNNNNNNNNNNNNNNNNNNNNNNNNNNNNNNNNNNNNNNNNNNNNNNNNNNNNNNNNNNNNNNNNNNNNNNNNNNNNNNNNNNNNNNNNNNNNNNNNNNNNNNNNNNNNNNNNNNNNNNNNNNNNNNNNNNNNNNNNNNNNNNNNNNNNNNNNNNNNNNNNNNNNNNNNNNNNNNNNNNNNNNNNNNNNNNNNNNNNNNNNNNNNNNNNNNNNNNNNNNNNNNNNNNNNNNNNNNNNNNNNNNNNNNNNNNNNNNNNNNNNNNNNNNNNNNNNNNNNNNNNNNNNNNNNNNNNNNNNNNNNNNNNNNNNNNNNNNNNNNNNNNNNNNNNNNNNNNNNNNNNNNNNNNNNNNNNNNNNNNNNNNNNNNNNNNNNNNNNNNNNNNNNNNNNNNNNNNNNNNNNNNNNNNNNNNNNNNNNNNNNNNNNNNNNNNNNNNNNNNNNNNNNNNNNNNNNNNNNNNNNNNNNNNNNNNNNNNNNNNNNNNNNNNNNNNNNNNNNNNNNNNNNNNNNNNNNNNNNNNNNNNNNNNNNNNNNNNNNNNNNNNNNNNNNNNNNNNNNNNNNNNNNNNNNNNNNNNNNNNNNNNNNNNNNNNNNNNNNNNNNNNNNNNNNNNNNNNNNNNNNNNNNNNNNNNNNNNNNNNNNNNNNNNNNNNNNNNNNNNNNNNNNNNNNNNNNNNNNNNNNNNNNNNNNNNNNNNNNNNNNNNNNNNNNNNNNNNNNNNNNNNNNNNNNNNNNNNNNNNNNNNNNNNNNNNNNNNNNNNNNNNNNNNNNNNNNNNNNNNNNNNNNNNNNNNNNNNNNNNNNNNNNNNNNNNNNNNNNNNNNNNNNNNNNNNNNNNNNNNNNNNNNNNNNNNNNNNNNNNNNNNNNNNNNNNNNNNNNNNNNNNNNNNNNNNNNNNNNNNNNNNNNNNNNNNNNNNNNNNNNNNNNNNNNNNNNNNNNNNNNNNNNNNNNNNNNNNNNNNNNNNNNNNNNNNNNNNNNNNNNNNNNNNNNNNNNNNNNNNNNNNNNNNNNNNNNNNNNNNNNNNNNNNNNNNNNNNNNNNNNNNNNNNNNNNNNNNNNNNNNNNNNNNNNNNNNNNNNNNNNNNNNNNNNNNNNNNNNNNNNNNNNNNNNNNNNNNNNNNNNNNNNNNNNNNNNNNNNNNNNNNNNNNNNNNNNNNNNNNNNNNNNNNNNNNNNNNNNNNNNNNNNNNNNNNNNNNNNNNNNNNNNNNNNNNNNNNNNNNNNNNNNNNNNNNNNNNNNNNNNNNNNNNNNNNNNNNNNNNNNNNNNNNNNNNNNNNNNNNNNNNNNNNNNNNNNNNNNNNNNNNNNNNNNNNNNNNNNNNNNNNNNNNNNNNNNNNNNNNNNNNNNNNNNNNNNNNNNNNNNNNNNNNNNNNNNNNNNNNNNNNNNNNNNNNNNNNNNNNNNNNNNNNNNNNNNNNNNNNNNNNNNNNNNNNNNNNNNNNNNNNNNNNNNNNNNNNNNNNNNNNNNNNNNNNNNNNNNNNNNNNNNNNNNNNNNNNNNNNNNNNNNNNNNNNNNNNNNNNNNNNNNNNNNNNNNNNNNNNNNNNNNNNNNNNNNNNNNNNNNNNNNNNNNNNNNNNNNNNNNNNNNNNNNNNNNNNNNNNNNNNNNNNNNNNNNNNNNNNNNNNNNNNNNNNNNNNNNNNNNNNNNNNNNNNNNNNNNNNNNNNNNNNNNNNNNNNNNNNNNNNNNNNNNNNNNNNNNNNNNNNNNNNNNNNNNNNNNNNNNNNNNNNNNNNNNNNNNNNNNNNNNNNNNNNNNNNNNNNNNNNNNNNNNNNNNNNNNNNNNNNNNNNNNNNNNNNNNNNNNNNNNNNNNNNNNNNNNNNNNNNNNNNNNNNNNNNNNNNNNNNNNNNNNNNNNNNNNNNNNNNNNNNNNNNNNNNNNNNNNNNNNNNNNNNNNNNNNNNNNNNNNNNNNNNNNNNNNNNNNNNNNNNNNNNNNNNNNNNNNNNNNNNNNNNNNNNNNNNNNNNNNNNNNNNNNNNNNNNNNNNNNNNNNNNNNNNNNNNNNNNNNNNNNNNNNNNNNNNNNNNNNNNNNNNNNNNNNNNNNNNNNNNNNNNNNNNNNNNNNNNNNNNNNNNNNNNNNNNNNNNNNNNNNNNNNNNNNNNNNNNNNNNNNNNNNNNNNNNNNNNNNNNNNNNNNNNNNNNNNNNNNNNNNNNNNNNNNNNNNNNNNNNNNNNNNNNNNNNNNNNNNNNNNNNNNNNNNNNNNNNNNNNNNNNNNNNNNNNNNNNNNNNNNNNNNNNNNNNNNNNNNNNNNNNNNNNNNNNNNNNNNNNNNNNNNNNNNNNNNNNNNNNNNNNNNNNNNNNNNNNNNNNNNNNNNNNNNNNNNNNNNNNNNNNNNNNNNNNNNNNNNNNNNNNNNNNNNNNNNNNNNNNNNNNNNNNNNNNNNNNNNNNNNNNNNNNNNNNNNNNNNNNNNNNNNNNNNNNNNNNNNNNNNNNNNNNNNNNNNNNNNNNNNNNNNNNNNNNNNNNNNNNNNNNNNNNNNNNNNNNNNNNNNNNNNNNNNNNNNNNNNNNNNNNNNNNNNNNNNNNNNNNNNNNNNNNNNNNNNNNNNNNNNNNNNNNNNNNNNNNNNNNNNNNNNNNNNNNNNNNNNNNNNNNNNNNNNNNNNNNNNNNNNNNNNNNNNNNNNNNNNNNNNNNNNNNNNNNNNNNNNNNNNNNNNNNNNNNNNNNNNNNNNNNNNNNNNNNNNNNNNNNNNNNNNNNNNNNNNNNNNNNNNNNNNNNNNNNNNNNNNNNNNNNNNNNNNNNNNNNNNNNNNNNNNNNNNNNNNNNNNNNNNNNNNNNNNNNNNNNNNNNNNNNNNNNNNNNNNNNNNNNNNNNNNNNNNNNNNNNNNNNNNNNNNNNNNNNNNNNNNNNNNNNNNNNNNNNNNNNNNNNNNNNNNNNNNNNNNNNNNNNNNNNNNNNNNNNNNNNNNNNNNNNNNNNNNNNNNNNNNNNNNNNNNNNNNNNNNNNNNNNNNNNNNNNNNNNNNNNNNNNNNNNNNNNNNNNNNNNNNNNNNNNNNNNNNNNNNNNNNNNNNNNNNNNNNNNNNNNNNNNNNNNNNNNNNNNNNNNNNNNNNNNNNNNNNNNNNNNNNNNNNNNNNNNNNNNNNNNNNNNNNNNNNNNNNNNNNNNNNNNNNNNNNNNNNNNNNNNNNNNNNNNNNNNNNNNNNNNNNNNNNNNNNNNNNNNNNNNNNNNNNNNNNNNNNNNNNNNNNNNNNNNNNNNNNNNNNNNNNNNNNNNNNNNNNNNNNNNNNNNNNNNNNNNNNNNNNNNNNNNNNNNNNNNNNNNNNNNNNNNNNNNNNNNNNNNNNNNNNNNNNNNNNNNNNNNNNNNNNNNNNNNNNNNNNNNNNNNNNNNNNNNNNNNNNNNNNNNNNNNNNNNNNNNNNNNNNNNNNNNNNNNNNNNNNNNNNNNNNNNNNNNNNNNNNNNNNNNNNNNNNNNNNNNNNNNNNNNNNNNNNNNNNNNNNNNNNNNNNNNNNNNNNNNNNNNNNNNNNNNNNNNNNNNNNNNNNNNNNNNNNNNNNNNNNNNNNNNNNNNNNNNNNNNNNNNNNNNNNNNNNNNNNNNNNNNNNNNNNNNNNNNNNNNNNNNNNNNNNNNNNNNNNNNNNNNNNNNNNNNNNNNNNNNNNNNNNNNNNNNNNNNNNNNNNNNNNNNNNNNNNNNNNNNNNNNNNNNNNNNNNNNNNNNNNNNNNNNNNNNNNNNNNNNNNNNNNNNNNNNNNNNNNNNNNNNNNNNNNNNNNNNNNNNNNNNNNNNNNNNNNNNNNNNNNNNNNNNNNNNNNNNNNNNNNNNNNNNNNNNNNNNNNNNNNNNNNNNNNNNNNNNNNNNNNNNNNNNNNNNNNNNNNNNNNNNNNNNNNNNNNNNNNNNNNNNNNNNNNNNNNNNNNNNNNNNNNNNNNNNNNNNNNNNNNNNNNNNNNNNNNNNNNNNNNNNNNNNNNNNNNNNNNNNNNNNNNNNNNNNNNNNNNNNNNNNNNNNNNNNNNNNNNNNNNNNNNNNNNNNNNNNNNNNNNNNNNNNNNNNNNNNNNNNNNNNNNNNNNNNNNNNNNNNNNNNNNNNNNNNNNNNNNNNNNNNNNNNNNNNNNNNNNNNNNNNNNNNNNNNNNNNNNNNNNNNNNNNNNNNNNNNNNNNNNNNNNNNNNNNNNNNNNNNNNNNNNNNNNNNNNNNNNNNNNNNNNNNNNNNNNNNNNNNNNNNNNNNNNNNNNNNNNNNNNNNNNNNNNNNNNNNNNNNNNNNNNNNNNNNNNNNNNNNNNNNNNNNNNNNNNNNNNNNNNNNNNNNNNNNNNNNNNNNNNNNNNNNNNNNNNNNNNNNNNNNNNNNNNNNNNNNNNNNNNNNNNNNNNNNNNNNNNNNNNNNNNNNNNNNNNNNNNNNNNNNNNNNNNNNNNNNNNNNNNNNNNNNNNNNNNNNNNNNNNNNNNNNNNNNNNNNNNNNNNNNNNNNNNNNNNNNNNNNNNNNNNNNNNNNNNNNNNNNNNNNNNNNNNNNNNNNNNNNNNNNNNNNNNNNNNNNNNNNNNNNNNNNNNNNNNNNNNNNNNNNNNNNNNNNNNNNNNNNNNNNNNNNNNNNNNNNNNNNNNNNNNNNNNNNNNNNNNNNNNNNNNNNNNNNNNNNNNNNNNNNNNNNNNNNNNNNNNNNNNNNNNNNNNNNNNNNNNNNNNNNNNNNNNNNNNNNNNNNNNNNNNNNNNNNNNNNNNNNNNNNNNNNNNNNNNNNNNNNNNNNNNNNNNNNNNNNNNNNNNNNNNNNNNNNNNNNNNNNNNNNNNNNNNNNNNNNNNNNNNNNNNNNNNNNNNNNNNNNNNNNNNNNTATATGGTTTTAATCCTCTCACTCCTATGGATTTGATTCCCTTACCTTCTTCAAATGAATTTGTTCATCAAGAGGGAATTTCTAAgtccaaatttattaaaacttttcatGAGAGGATTAGCAatcaaatacaacaacaaaatgagagATATGCTAAGTACAACAATAAGGGTAAAAGGGAAGTCATTTTCAATGAAGGTGACTTAGTTTGGCTTCATCTTAGAAAGGATAGATTTCCTATTCAAAGGAAGTCCAAATTAAGTCCTAGAGGAGATGGTCCTTTTAAAATCCTTAAGAAGGTCAACAACAATGCTTACCAATTAAACCTTCCATCGGAATATGGTGTCCATTCTACCTTTAATGTTTCTGACCTTCGTCCTTTTACAGGTTTTGATATAGATGATGATctggatttgaggacaaatcctctTCAAGGGGGAGGAGATGATGACTTAGGTCATGGACCCATTACTAGAAGCATGGCAAGGAAGCTTCAACAAGAGTTGCAAGACATACAACTGGACAGGTTCTCTTTCTTCACTTTGCATGGAATATAAAGATCCAAGACAAAGGGGCAGGATTGTCAACTTGATATCCAACATTGCTGGCGCACCCCTCTCTTTTTAATAAGTAGCACCATAGCTCATTTTTTTTCAGATATAACACATTTAGCTCGTGCTACACATGTTTTTCTTCTAGAATTCATTCACGTTTTTAGCATTGCTTGTATACGTGGCATTAGATCCACAAAATACGGAAGTCATCCTTTCCGCACATGCCTTATGAATTTACTATAAATTCATGGCATCATCTTGTAAATCACTTTGGATCTTATGAGAAATTTTCTCTTCATTACTGAATTCTTATCAGCCGAGAGACTCTGGCCAAAGTCAcctttctctaatcttttctCCACCTCCAAGCTTTCTTCCAACCATTGGAAGCCGTCTGAAGCTTGAGATCTCAACCATTCCGATCTACAACCACCATTCACTTCCACGGTTCATCCATTAGCAATGCAGCTTTCATTCAACTCTGATGTGTCACGGTTTTTACACTGATTCTTTGCTGGAGGAACTCATCAACCAGCACCATCCCTAACACCACCACGAccgccaccacaaccaccaccacaaccatcGTCGCCACCACCTTCGTCAACACCACCGCTATCACCACCACCGTCGCTACCATTATCGTCACCACCACCGCtgtcaccaccaccaccttcacCATCCTCGTCACTATCGTCGCCACCGTCACTGCCACCACCACGACCAcaaccaccgccaccaccacaattaccacaacaaccaccgccaccaccacaattacaacaacaaccaccgccacaaccaccaccaccactgccaCCGCCACCCCCACTGCCACCACAAAAACCACCACCAACGCCGCCGTCGCCGACACCACCACTACAAACATTGCCACCGtcaccgccaccaccactgctacaaccaccaccgccaccatcACCGTCGCCATCATCGCTGCCACCGCCGTCACCGCAACCATCACTATCGCCACTgccaccgccgccgccaccGCCGCCGCCCCCAAAACCACAATCACCACCAGCCCcgtcaccaccaccacaaccaccactaACACCACATCCACtaacaccaccaccatcaccaccaccagcacctccaccaccacaaccaccgccaccgccaccaccaccaccgcgaccgcaccacctccaccaccaccaacaccacAACCACTACCACTAACACCCCaactgttaccaataaggagtattggtaaatcctgaagaattgttttgatgatagtgcaagaagtgttatttgaagagaacattagaattatttaaaaaagcaacttgtagaaattgggtgtagtaggaaaatcttaaaccttgtatttttcactggaataatcgattatggataagctataatcgattatcacttgcattttgtactagaataatcgattatcatgaagcaataatcgattatcacaagtcatacttgaataatcgattatcacttcatataatcgattatcagtttttgaaaaccctgtaacggacttgaataatcgattattcgtggcagttgggacctgatCTTTGGCATTTAgtgcaattggctatatatttggcttctttaattttcagaggtaacgtttttgaactgagaagcttaatagaacatTGTTTGTCAGagggaagttctcagaagcaTTGTTCAAAGTTctcttgcttggtctcgtgaaaggagagactcgcgtatcgtgtgtcaaTAGCCGGAGCAGACTcccttcgagttagcaaggtactctgcctggtctcgtgaacaGGAGAACCtcacgaatcgttggtcgattgccggagcagttctcttcgagttggcagagtggtcttcttccggttcgctcgtcgaaggaaggtttatttatttgctttttcattcactataattgtaatctgagaaacatctttttagtggaactgttaatcactatttatagtgattaacgactggacgtagattcttctgaatcgaaccagtataaaaattacttgtgtgatttttctactccttGCACTTGTTACTTTTGCCTGCACTCAAACTGTTCGATTTATTTTCTGAAGGAAAATTGttttgcgaaaaaggaccaacttcctttcaaaagtgaccgaacacgctctccgcttactctaagttttacTCTGCTGCGTCATACTCTATCTCAGAACGATATTGATTGTTCCAACACCAACGACCCACGtgaccaccaccaccaccacaaccacaaccgccgccgccaccaccatcaccatAACCACTGCCACCGCCACACCACAGATGCCACCACCACAATAACATACCACAACCACTGCCATCACCACGACCATGACCacgaccaccaccaccaccacattCACCGcagccaccaccaccaccaccactgccaccaccaccaccacaagcATCGCCACCACTGCTGTCACCACCACCATTGTCACCACCACTGTCGTCACCACTACATTCACCACCACCGTtgtcaccaccaccaccctcGTCACTACCGTCCCACCGTCAGTCCCACCGTcactgccaccaccaccaccaccactgccaCCGTTGCTACCACCACcgctaccaccaccaccataaccaccacaaccaccaccaacaCCATCACCGTCGCCGCCATTGGCGCCGCCATTGGCGCCACCACACCATCGCCACCACTACCACCCCCACCGCAACCACAACCATCACCACCACTACTGCCGCCACCGTCGTTGCCGCCGCCGTCGCCCCCACCACCACAACCatgaccaccaccaccaccaccaccatcaccaccactaccaccatcaccgccaccgccaccactaccaccaccatcaccacaaCCACCAGCACACccacaaccacaaccaccaccaccacaaccattGCCACCCCCGCCATCACCAACACcgccacctccaccaccaccaccacccccaCCGCCACAGCCGCCATAGCCgccaacaccaccaccaccatcaccatcaGCCCCGTCACTGCCATTGTCGCTGCCACCACCACTACtaaaaccaccaccaccaccatcaccaccaccacaacaagCACAACCACccctaccaccaccaccaccatcaccaccaccacaacaagCACAACTACccctaccaccaccaccaccaccacccccaccctcgccaccaccacaaccaccactacAACCATCACCATAACAAAAACCATTACCACCACCAAAACTACCAGCATTGCCGCtgccaccaccactaccactaCCAGAACCACCACCACAATCACCGTCGCAGCCACCGCCaacgccaccaccaccaccaccacaaccacgaCCACCACTGCCGCCACCACAACCACTACCACTACCTCCACAACCataaccacaaccaccaccatcacctgatgaaggttgaaaaacagttattttcatatgtcaatttggaccaaattacaccctttactactcggaatgagcttagaatcaagcaaaactcaatgaatgagtctgaagagagtcaaaagNtgtttttagcgattttatgcttgttttgcattgttttgtagctaatttgaggaaagtaaagaatggagttgaagatgaaggttttagactcaagaaaaggaaagaaaggttgaagatatgtagaaaagtcaaccagtcaaccagaaaagtcaaccagtcaaccagaaaagtcaactagtcaacctggaaaagtcaaccagtcaaccagagcgcagttgaccagcgccgggcggtagaccgtggcgccgggcggttctgcggcttgagggaaaccgccgggcggccatTTTTGGCGCCGGGCGGGTGTCAGATGGGCTTGGacctattttatgttattttttatgatatgtttgggcttggacttgttttatgtcatttttatgccctatttaaaggccagaacgtcttaggctttgtatcttttgatggcttaggcacagaaacacacttttcacccctttgggatagatttggagatggtgacaactctccttttctcctttttagggtttgtatctctttcattccattcttcacctagtttctccatgacgatggtaaactaaatcctattgttcttggggaaaacaatgtaatcttttgatactctctattattgaaactattgattatttatatggtctccatatgttttgattgattattgttgggttatcatctgtgcttaaggcctttatcgtttaactcattcgatatattgatgtt
This genomic window from Vigna radiata var. radiata cultivar VC1973A unplaced genomic scaffold, Vradiata_ver6 scaffold_411, whole genome shotgun sequence contains:
- the LOC106755463 gene encoding ctenidin-3-like, which produces MVVVLVDVVLVVVVVVVTGLVVIVVLGAAAVAAAVAVAIVMVAVTAVAAMMATVMVAVVVVAVVVAVTVAIDGGDDSDEDGEGGGGDSGGGDDNGSDGGGDSGGVDEGGGDDGCGGGCGGGRGGVRDGAG